In the Gossypium raimondii isolate GPD5lz chromosome 9, ASM2569854v1, whole genome shotgun sequence genome, one interval contains:
- the LOC105798838 gene encoding uncharacterized protein LOC105798838 isoform X2, with translation MASSTSKLAFRIVLAVLLLLALFYVGRPLYWKISATVHDIRHNKQTVQEGISQIMLEAQRSVGWFNDESDSGIHENRGKQASRRLKFRVL, from the exons ATGGCATCGTCAACATCAAAGCTGGCGTTTCGTATAGTACTGGCGGTTCTCCTCCTCTTGGCTCTCTTCTACGTCGGCCGTCCGCTTTACTGGAAGATCTCCGCCACCGTCCACGACATCCGCCACAACAAACAAACCGTTCAAGAAG gTATTTCACAGATAATGCTGGAGGCTCAGAGATCAGTGGGGTGGTTTAATGACGAATCAGACTCAGGAATCCATGAAAATCGTGGTAAGCAAGCTTCAAGGAGATtgaaatttagggttttgtGA